A single Caretta caretta isolate rCarCar2 chromosome 2, rCarCar1.hap1, whole genome shotgun sequence DNA region contains:
- the ESCO1 gene encoding N-acetyltransferase ESCO1 isoform X7, producing the protein MAAQKRKPAIAEPSAKRRKLDKNSKSSTKKEREVSATKHVLNKSKPNKSAMQKKAVLKNSVKPNRSVINKAINNCARRSSHSKLVQKHSKQSELQLKKRSSKTVSMKKSSLKSLSRVPTTKTPSRSSKINHTNFLKSAKTSSKRGPEGKDRCALQTKVSVESKRQQQLKSTSDIKKNSSKPQSIRQSVKTLNETTLRNIHVDRKSVNGNSTESNSSTSTKVVKITYKNLGIQVQSPKKNLAKKSTSQDAEQQLIKSFSDNKREPELGTRMMTRSSGTNNKITVKDTQQQPKATKNKEVCQKKSAQDIPKPRHIIIPDEQLTRRSRRLQQLSDTSARSLCNSEIKGGKASEVQQGTQTKGCIQGTRVETVKPLKQKTEQKNKKTKSNFISGDEEITVGITSSLPEKKCKMDHKTNDSNSSQHSLQGSRLFLDRKKVEMVSPLQPTSVTINKEKQPVHQNVKSSGKAKRVSQPPVNEIDLANQPENVVKSKRVSILELCEEIAGEIESDTVEVKRDSPNTEYKKGEEKHADTQLSQTVMFTQKESNESTQCKRFFPSKKGIPVKCVLNGRNTPSNKNSKWTKIKLTKANNIHQNKLNSASVPKLDLLETKTKVPESSQAMGAEIQLSKAQDKLSVSKPCETKSATHIQEKLGAVSSETVRAKDVTPETKQSTKKVAENGLLDNRTKHVPEPRLDESFNLHLDTSPESTPVKSTTAAPPPPKQAKKEIESESQGSAPKQLVRTLFTNQTSETSEKRVPLPNHSLAPRCSSFLSSEQHIQKLREAGKDDKQLIIAELLNSQMEDKAEMHLFREEKLRLLEKTKGTLSI; encoded by the exons ATGGCAGCCCAAAAAAGGAAGCCTGCAATAGCAGAACCTTCTGCTAAACGTCGGAAGCTAGATAAGAACAGCAAATCatcaacaaagaaagaaagagaggtgTCAGCCACAAAACATGTCTTAAATAAATCCAAACCAAATAAAAGTGCAATGCAGAAGAAAGCAGTGCTTAAAAACTCGGTCAAACCTAACAGGTCAGTGATAAATAAAGCCATCAATAATTGTGCTAGGCGGTCCTCCCATTCTAAACTAGTGCAGAAACATTCCAAGCAGAGTGAACTTCAGTTAAAGAAAAGATCTAGTAAAACAGTATCTATGAAAAAATCATCCCTAAAATCATTAAGTAGGGTACCTACTACAAAAACACCCTCCAGATCTTCAAAAATAAACCATACTAATTTCTTGAAATCAGCAAAGACTTCCTCCAAAAGAGGTCCTGAAGGGAAGGACAGATGTGCTTTACAAACCAAAGTTTCAGTTGAAAGCAAGAGACAACAGCAATTAAAGTCAACTTCAGATATTAAAAAGAATTCATCGAAACCTCAAAGTATTAGGCAGTCTGTAAAAACTTTAAATGAAACTACACTTAGGAACATACATGTGGATAGGAAATCTGTTAATGGAAATTCTACAGAAAGTAATTCTTCTACAAGTACTAAAGTTGTAAAAATTACTTATAAAAATTTAGGGATACAAGTTCAGAGTCCTAAAAAGAATCTTGCAAAAAAGTCAACTTCTCAAGATGCTGAACAGCAATTGATTAAATCTTTCAGTGACAACAAACGTGAACCTGAATTAGGAACGCGCATGATGACAAGATCATCAGgcacaaacaataaaataactGTCAAAGACACACAACAGCAGCCAAAAGCCACAAAAAATAAGGAAGTGTGCCAGAAAAAGTCAGCACAAGACATTCCTAAGCCAAGACACATCATTATCCCAGATGAGCAACTAACCAGGCGATCACGTAGATTGCAGCAGTTATCAGATACGTCagcaagatccctttgtaataGTGAAATTAAAGGAGGAAAGGCTTCAGAAGTGCAACAGGGCACTCAGACAAAAGGATGTATTCAGGGTACTAGAGTTGAAACAGTCAAACCTCTTAAACAGAAAACTGAacagaaaaataagaaaacaaaatcaaattttaTAAGTGGAGATGAAGAAATAACTGTAGGAATAACCAGCTCTCTGCCagagaaaaaatgtaaaatggatCATAAAACTAATGATTCTAACAGTTCTCAACATAGCCTGCAAGGCTCAAGATTATTTCTTGATCGTAAAAAAGTAGAAATGGTAAGTCCTCTTCAACCAACTTCTGTGACAATAaataaggaaaaacaaccagTGCATCAGAATGTGAAAAGCAGTGGAAAAGCAAAGAGAGTTTCACAGCCACCTGTAAATGAAATAGATCTAGCCAATCAGCCGGAgaatgttgtgaagtccaaacgGGTAAGCATTCTTGAACTCTGTGAGGAAATTGCAGGTGAAATTGAGTCAGATACAGTAGAGGTGAAAAGAGATTCTCCCAACACTGAATATAaaaaaggagaagagaaacaTGCAGACACACAGCTGTCACAGACTGTAATGTTTACTCAGAAGGAATCAAATGAGAGCACTCAGTGCAAGCGTTTTTTCCCCAGCAAAAAAGGAATACCTGTCAAATGTGTTCTGAATGGCAGAAATACTCCTTCAAACAAAAACTCTAAGTGGACCAAAATTAAACTAACGAAAGCTAATAATATAcatcaaaataaattaaactcTGCAAGTGTTCCAAAGCTGGATTTGTTAGAAACGAAAACTAAAGTTCCAGAGTCAAGTCAAGCAATGGGTGCAGAAATACAGCTTTCAAAGGCCCAAGATAAATTGTCTGTGTCAAAGCCATGTGAGACTAAAAGTGCAACTCATATACAGGAGAAATTGGGAGCAGTTTCTTCTGAAACGGTCAGAGCTAAAGATGTGACACCAGAAACAAAGCAATCAACAAAAAAAGTTGCTGAAAATGGTTTGTTGGATAATCGGACAAAACATGTTCCTGAGCCAAGGCTAGATGAG AGTTTTAACTTGCATTTGGATACAAGTCCAGAAAGCACTCCAGTGAAAAGTACTacagcagcaccaccaccacctaagCAAGCCAAAAAGGAGATAGAGAGTGAATCTCAAG GTTCGGCTCCCAAGCAGTTGGTGCGCACTTTATTCACAAATCAGACATCTGAGACTAGTGAGAAGAG GGTCCCTTTGCCAAACCATTCATTAGCACCAAGGTGCAGTAGCTTCCTGTCATCAGAGCAGCATATTCAAAAACTAAGAGAAGCAGGAAAAGATGACAAACAGCTGATCATA
- the ESCO1 gene encoding N-acetyltransferase ESCO1 isoform X4, giving the protein MAAQKRKPAIAEPSAKRRKLDKNSKSSTKKEREVSATKHVLNKSKPNKSAMQKKAVLKNSVKPNRSVINKAINNCARRSSHSKLVQKHSKQSELQLKKRSSKTVSMKKSSLKSLSRVPTTKTPSRSSKINHTNFLKSAKTSSKRGPEGKDRCALQTKVSVESKRQQQLKSTSDIKKNSSKPQSIRQSVKTLNETTLRNIHVDRKSVNGNSTESNSSTSTKVVKITYKNLGIQVQSPKKNLAKKSTSQDAEQQLIKSFSDNKREPELGTRMMTRSSGTNNKITVKDTQQQPKATKNKEVCQKKSAQDIPKPRHIIIPDEQLTRRSRRLQQLSDTSARSLCNSEIKGGKASEVQQGTQTKGCIQGTRVETVKPLKQKTEQKNKKTKSNFISGDEEITVGITSSLPEKKCKMDHKTNDSNSSQHSLQGSRLFLDRKKVEMVSPLQPTSVTINKEKQPVHQNVKSSGKAKRVSQPPVNEIDLANQPENVVKSKRVSILELCEEIAGEIESDTVEVKRDSPNTEYKKGEEKHADTQLSQTVMFTQKESNESTQCKRFFPSKKGIPVKCVLNGRNTPSNKNSKWTKIKLTKANNIHQNKLNSASVPKLDLLETKTKVPESSQAMGAEIQLSKAQDKLSVSKPCETKSATHIQEKLGAVSSETVRAKDVTPETKQSTKKVAENGLLDNRTKHVPEPRLDESFNLHLDTSPESTPVKSTTAAPPPPKQAKKEIESESQGSAPKQLVRTLFTNQTSETSEKRVPLPNHSLAPRCSSFLSSEQHIQKLREAGKDDKQLIIDAGQKRFGAISCNICGMLYTASNPEDETQHLLFHNQFISAVKYVVLLINHHECGSEEELITSIFLSMFNFRYTQRSLLPH; this is encoded by the exons ATGGCAGCCCAAAAAAGGAAGCCTGCAATAGCAGAACCTTCTGCTAAACGTCGGAAGCTAGATAAGAACAGCAAATCatcaacaaagaaagaaagagaggtgTCAGCCACAAAACATGTCTTAAATAAATCCAAACCAAATAAAAGTGCAATGCAGAAGAAAGCAGTGCTTAAAAACTCGGTCAAACCTAACAGGTCAGTGATAAATAAAGCCATCAATAATTGTGCTAGGCGGTCCTCCCATTCTAAACTAGTGCAGAAACATTCCAAGCAGAGTGAACTTCAGTTAAAGAAAAGATCTAGTAAAACAGTATCTATGAAAAAATCATCCCTAAAATCATTAAGTAGGGTACCTACTACAAAAACACCCTCCAGATCTTCAAAAATAAACCATACTAATTTCTTGAAATCAGCAAAGACTTCCTCCAAAAGAGGTCCTGAAGGGAAGGACAGATGTGCTTTACAAACCAAAGTTTCAGTTGAAAGCAAGAGACAACAGCAATTAAAGTCAACTTCAGATATTAAAAAGAATTCATCGAAACCTCAAAGTATTAGGCAGTCTGTAAAAACTTTAAATGAAACTACACTTAGGAACATACATGTGGATAGGAAATCTGTTAATGGAAATTCTACAGAAAGTAATTCTTCTACAAGTACTAAAGTTGTAAAAATTACTTATAAAAATTTAGGGATACAAGTTCAGAGTCCTAAAAAGAATCTTGCAAAAAAGTCAACTTCTCAAGATGCTGAACAGCAATTGATTAAATCTTTCAGTGACAACAAACGTGAACCTGAATTAGGAACGCGCATGATGACAAGATCATCAGgcacaaacaataaaataactGTCAAAGACACACAACAGCAGCCAAAAGCCACAAAAAATAAGGAAGTGTGCCAGAAAAAGTCAGCACAAGACATTCCTAAGCCAAGACACATCATTATCCCAGATGAGCAACTAACCAGGCGATCACGTAGATTGCAGCAGTTATCAGATACGTCagcaagatccctttgtaataGTGAAATTAAAGGAGGAAAGGCTTCAGAAGTGCAACAGGGCACTCAGACAAAAGGATGTATTCAGGGTACTAGAGTTGAAACAGTCAAACCTCTTAAACAGAAAACTGAacagaaaaataagaaaacaaaatcaaattttaTAAGTGGAGATGAAGAAATAACTGTAGGAATAACCAGCTCTCTGCCagagaaaaaatgtaaaatggatCATAAAACTAATGATTCTAACAGTTCTCAACATAGCCTGCAAGGCTCAAGATTATTTCTTGATCGTAAAAAAGTAGAAATGGTAAGTCCTCTTCAACCAACTTCTGTGACAATAaataaggaaaaacaaccagTGCATCAGAATGTGAAAAGCAGTGGAAAAGCAAAGAGAGTTTCACAGCCACCTGTAAATGAAATAGATCTAGCCAATCAGCCGGAgaatgttgtgaagtccaaacgGGTAAGCATTCTTGAACTCTGTGAGGAAATTGCAGGTGAAATTGAGTCAGATACAGTAGAGGTGAAAAGAGATTCTCCCAACACTGAATATAaaaaaggagaagagaaacaTGCAGACACACAGCTGTCACAGACTGTAATGTTTACTCAGAAGGAATCAAATGAGAGCACTCAGTGCAAGCGTTTTTTCCCCAGCAAAAAAGGAATACCTGTCAAATGTGTTCTGAATGGCAGAAATACTCCTTCAAACAAAAACTCTAAGTGGACCAAAATTAAACTAACGAAAGCTAATAATATAcatcaaaataaattaaactcTGCAAGTGTTCCAAAGCTGGATTTGTTAGAAACGAAAACTAAAGTTCCAGAGTCAAGTCAAGCAATGGGTGCAGAAATACAGCTTTCAAAGGCCCAAGATAAATTGTCTGTGTCAAAGCCATGTGAGACTAAAAGTGCAACTCATATACAGGAGAAATTGGGAGCAGTTTCTTCTGAAACGGTCAGAGCTAAAGATGTGACACCAGAAACAAAGCAATCAACAAAAAAAGTTGCTGAAAATGGTTTGTTGGATAATCGGACAAAACATGTTCCTGAGCCAAGGCTAGATGAG AGTTTTAACTTGCATTTGGATACAAGTCCAGAAAGCACTCCAGTGAAAAGTACTacagcagcaccaccaccacctaagCAAGCCAAAAAGGAGATAGAGAGTGAATCTCAAG GTTCGGCTCCCAAGCAGTTGGTGCGCACTTTATTCACAAATCAGACATCTGAGACTAGTGAGAAGAG GGTCCCTTTGCCAAACCATTCATTAGCACCAAGGTGCAGTAGCTTCCTGTCATCAGAGCAGCATATTCAAAAACTAAGAGAAGCAGGAAAAGATGACAAACAGCTGATCATA
- the ESCO1 gene encoding N-acetyltransferase ESCO1 isoform X5, whose product MAAQKRKPAIAEPSAKRRKLDKNSKSSTKKEREVSATKHVLNKSKPNKSAMQKKAVLKNSVKPNRSVINKAINNCARRSSHSKLVQKHSKQSELQLKKRSSKTVSMKKSSLKSLSRVPTTKTPSRSSKINHTNFLKSAKTSSKRGPEGKDRCALQTKVSVESKRQQQLKSTSDIKKNSSKPQSIRQSVKTLNETTLRNIHVDRKSVNGNSTESNSSTSTKVVKITYKNLGIQVQSPKKNLAKKSTSQDAEQQLIKSFSDNKREPELGTRMMTRSSGTNNKITVKDTQQQPKATKNKEVCQKKSAQDIPKPRHIIIPDEQLTRRSRRLQQLSDTSARSLCNSEIKGGKASEVQQGTQTKGCIQGTRVETVKPLKQKTEQKNKKTKSNFISGDEEITVGITSSLPEKKCKMDHKTNDSNSSQHSLQGSRLFLDRKKVEMVSPLQPTSVTINKEKQPVHQNVKSSGKAKRVSQPPVNEIDLANQPENVVKSKRVSILELCEEIAGEIESDTVEVKRDSPNTEYKKGEEKHADTQLSQTVMFTQKESNESTQCKRFFPSKKGIPVKCVLNGRNTPSNKNSKWTKIKLTKANNIHQNKLNSASVPKLDLLETKTKVPESSQAMGAEIQLSKAQDKLSVSKPCETKSATHIQEKLGAVSSETVRAKDVTPETKQSTKKVAENGLLDNRTKHVPEPRLDESFNLHLDTSPESTPVKSTTAAPPPPKQAKKEIESESQGSAPKQLVRTLFTNQTSETSEKRVPLPNHSLAPRCSSFLSSEQHIQKLREAGKDDKQLIICTPSIKADFPLTYPTLSIGDMFSILEIAKIRFGSSGVVRMQDRKDLALFPVIFVECFTRHQIQRMKLNICSSTTNS is encoded by the exons ATGGCAGCCCAAAAAAGGAAGCCTGCAATAGCAGAACCTTCTGCTAAACGTCGGAAGCTAGATAAGAACAGCAAATCatcaacaaagaaagaaagagaggtgTCAGCCACAAAACATGTCTTAAATAAATCCAAACCAAATAAAAGTGCAATGCAGAAGAAAGCAGTGCTTAAAAACTCGGTCAAACCTAACAGGTCAGTGATAAATAAAGCCATCAATAATTGTGCTAGGCGGTCCTCCCATTCTAAACTAGTGCAGAAACATTCCAAGCAGAGTGAACTTCAGTTAAAGAAAAGATCTAGTAAAACAGTATCTATGAAAAAATCATCCCTAAAATCATTAAGTAGGGTACCTACTACAAAAACACCCTCCAGATCTTCAAAAATAAACCATACTAATTTCTTGAAATCAGCAAAGACTTCCTCCAAAAGAGGTCCTGAAGGGAAGGACAGATGTGCTTTACAAACCAAAGTTTCAGTTGAAAGCAAGAGACAACAGCAATTAAAGTCAACTTCAGATATTAAAAAGAATTCATCGAAACCTCAAAGTATTAGGCAGTCTGTAAAAACTTTAAATGAAACTACACTTAGGAACATACATGTGGATAGGAAATCTGTTAATGGAAATTCTACAGAAAGTAATTCTTCTACAAGTACTAAAGTTGTAAAAATTACTTATAAAAATTTAGGGATACAAGTTCAGAGTCCTAAAAAGAATCTTGCAAAAAAGTCAACTTCTCAAGATGCTGAACAGCAATTGATTAAATCTTTCAGTGACAACAAACGTGAACCTGAATTAGGAACGCGCATGATGACAAGATCATCAGgcacaaacaataaaataactGTCAAAGACACACAACAGCAGCCAAAAGCCACAAAAAATAAGGAAGTGTGCCAGAAAAAGTCAGCACAAGACATTCCTAAGCCAAGACACATCATTATCCCAGATGAGCAACTAACCAGGCGATCACGTAGATTGCAGCAGTTATCAGATACGTCagcaagatccctttgtaataGTGAAATTAAAGGAGGAAAGGCTTCAGAAGTGCAACAGGGCACTCAGACAAAAGGATGTATTCAGGGTACTAGAGTTGAAACAGTCAAACCTCTTAAACAGAAAACTGAacagaaaaataagaaaacaaaatcaaattttaTAAGTGGAGATGAAGAAATAACTGTAGGAATAACCAGCTCTCTGCCagagaaaaaatgtaaaatggatCATAAAACTAATGATTCTAACAGTTCTCAACATAGCCTGCAAGGCTCAAGATTATTTCTTGATCGTAAAAAAGTAGAAATGGTAAGTCCTCTTCAACCAACTTCTGTGACAATAaataaggaaaaacaaccagTGCATCAGAATGTGAAAAGCAGTGGAAAAGCAAAGAGAGTTTCACAGCCACCTGTAAATGAAATAGATCTAGCCAATCAGCCGGAgaatgttgtgaagtccaaacgGGTAAGCATTCTTGAACTCTGTGAGGAAATTGCAGGTGAAATTGAGTCAGATACAGTAGAGGTGAAAAGAGATTCTCCCAACACTGAATATAaaaaaggagaagagaaacaTGCAGACACACAGCTGTCACAGACTGTAATGTTTACTCAGAAGGAATCAAATGAGAGCACTCAGTGCAAGCGTTTTTTCCCCAGCAAAAAAGGAATACCTGTCAAATGTGTTCTGAATGGCAGAAATACTCCTTCAAACAAAAACTCTAAGTGGACCAAAATTAAACTAACGAAAGCTAATAATATAcatcaaaataaattaaactcTGCAAGTGTTCCAAAGCTGGATTTGTTAGAAACGAAAACTAAAGTTCCAGAGTCAAGTCAAGCAATGGGTGCAGAAATACAGCTTTCAAAGGCCCAAGATAAATTGTCTGTGTCAAAGCCATGTGAGACTAAAAGTGCAACTCATATACAGGAGAAATTGGGAGCAGTTTCTTCTGAAACGGTCAGAGCTAAAGATGTGACACCAGAAACAAAGCAATCAACAAAAAAAGTTGCTGAAAATGGTTTGTTGGATAATCGGACAAAACATGTTCCTGAGCCAAGGCTAGATGAG AGTTTTAACTTGCATTTGGATACAAGTCCAGAAAGCACTCCAGTGAAAAGTACTacagcagcaccaccaccacctaagCAAGCCAAAAAGGAGATAGAGAGTGAATCTCAAG GTTCGGCTCCCAAGCAGTTGGTGCGCACTTTATTCACAAATCAGACATCTGAGACTAGTGAGAAGAG GGTCCCTTTGCCAAACCATTCATTAGCACCAAGGTGCAGTAGCTTCCTGTCATCAGAGCAGCATATTCAAAAACTAAGAGAAGCAGGAAAAGATGACAAACAGCTGATCATA
- the ESCO1 gene encoding N-acetyltransferase ESCO1 isoform X6 has protein sequence MAAQKRKPAIAEPSAKRRKLDKNSKSSTKKEREVSATKHVLNKSKPNKSAMQKKAVLKNSVKPNRSVINKAINNCARRSSHSKLVQKHSKQSELQLKKRSSKTVSMKKSSLKSLSRVPTTKTPSRSSKINHTNFLKSAKTSSKRGPEGKDRCALQTKVSVESKRQQQLKSTSDIKKNSSKPQSIRQSVKTLNETTLRNIHVDRKSVNGNSTESNSSTSTKVVKITYKNLGIQVQSPKKNLAKKSTSQDAEQQLIKSFSDNKREPELGTRMMTRSSGTNNKITVKDTQQQPKATKNKEVCQKKSAQDIPKPRHIIIPDEQLTRRSRRLQQLSDTSARSLCNSEIKGGKASEVQQGTQTKGCIQGTRVETVKPLKQKTEQKNKKTKSNFISGDEEITVGITSSLPEKKCKMDHKTNDSNSSQHSLQGSRLFLDRKKVEMVSPLQPTSVTINKEKQPVHQNVKSSGKAKRVSQPPVNEIDLANQPENVVKSKRVSILELCEEIAGEIESDTVEVKRDSPNTEYKKGEEKHADTQLSQTVMFTQKESNESTQCKRFFPSKKGIPVKCVLNGRNTPSNKNSKWTKIKLTKANNIHQNKLNSASVPKLDLLETKTKVPESSQAMGAEIQLSKAQDKLSVSKPCETKSATHIQEKLGAVSSETVRAKDVTPETKQSTKKVAENGLLDNRTKHVPEPRLDESFNLHLDTSPESTPVKSTTAAPPPPKQAKKEIESESQGSAPKQLVRTLFTNQTSETSEKRVPLPNHSLAPRCSSFLSSEQHIQKLREAGKDDKQLIIAELLNSQMEDKAEMHLFREEKLSQQLMLHFTQQRLLEKTKGTLSI, from the exons ATGGCAGCCCAAAAAAGGAAGCCTGCAATAGCAGAACCTTCTGCTAAACGTCGGAAGCTAGATAAGAACAGCAAATCatcaacaaagaaagaaagagaggtgTCAGCCACAAAACATGTCTTAAATAAATCCAAACCAAATAAAAGTGCAATGCAGAAGAAAGCAGTGCTTAAAAACTCGGTCAAACCTAACAGGTCAGTGATAAATAAAGCCATCAATAATTGTGCTAGGCGGTCCTCCCATTCTAAACTAGTGCAGAAACATTCCAAGCAGAGTGAACTTCAGTTAAAGAAAAGATCTAGTAAAACAGTATCTATGAAAAAATCATCCCTAAAATCATTAAGTAGGGTACCTACTACAAAAACACCCTCCAGATCTTCAAAAATAAACCATACTAATTTCTTGAAATCAGCAAAGACTTCCTCCAAAAGAGGTCCTGAAGGGAAGGACAGATGTGCTTTACAAACCAAAGTTTCAGTTGAAAGCAAGAGACAACAGCAATTAAAGTCAACTTCAGATATTAAAAAGAATTCATCGAAACCTCAAAGTATTAGGCAGTCTGTAAAAACTTTAAATGAAACTACACTTAGGAACATACATGTGGATAGGAAATCTGTTAATGGAAATTCTACAGAAAGTAATTCTTCTACAAGTACTAAAGTTGTAAAAATTACTTATAAAAATTTAGGGATACAAGTTCAGAGTCCTAAAAAGAATCTTGCAAAAAAGTCAACTTCTCAAGATGCTGAACAGCAATTGATTAAATCTTTCAGTGACAACAAACGTGAACCTGAATTAGGAACGCGCATGATGACAAGATCATCAGgcacaaacaataaaataactGTCAAAGACACACAACAGCAGCCAAAAGCCACAAAAAATAAGGAAGTGTGCCAGAAAAAGTCAGCACAAGACATTCCTAAGCCAAGACACATCATTATCCCAGATGAGCAACTAACCAGGCGATCACGTAGATTGCAGCAGTTATCAGATACGTCagcaagatccctttgtaataGTGAAATTAAAGGAGGAAAGGCTTCAGAAGTGCAACAGGGCACTCAGACAAAAGGATGTATTCAGGGTACTAGAGTTGAAACAGTCAAACCTCTTAAACAGAAAACTGAacagaaaaataagaaaacaaaatcaaattttaTAAGTGGAGATGAAGAAATAACTGTAGGAATAACCAGCTCTCTGCCagagaaaaaatgtaaaatggatCATAAAACTAATGATTCTAACAGTTCTCAACATAGCCTGCAAGGCTCAAGATTATTTCTTGATCGTAAAAAAGTAGAAATGGTAAGTCCTCTTCAACCAACTTCTGTGACAATAaataaggaaaaacaaccagTGCATCAGAATGTGAAAAGCAGTGGAAAAGCAAAGAGAGTTTCACAGCCACCTGTAAATGAAATAGATCTAGCCAATCAGCCGGAgaatgttgtgaagtccaaacgGGTAAGCATTCTTGAACTCTGTGAGGAAATTGCAGGTGAAATTGAGTCAGATACAGTAGAGGTGAAAAGAGATTCTCCCAACACTGAATATAaaaaaggagaagagaaacaTGCAGACACACAGCTGTCACAGACTGTAATGTTTACTCAGAAGGAATCAAATGAGAGCACTCAGTGCAAGCGTTTTTTCCCCAGCAAAAAAGGAATACCTGTCAAATGTGTTCTGAATGGCAGAAATACTCCTTCAAACAAAAACTCTAAGTGGACCAAAATTAAACTAACGAAAGCTAATAATATAcatcaaaataaattaaactcTGCAAGTGTTCCAAAGCTGGATTTGTTAGAAACGAAAACTAAAGTTCCAGAGTCAAGTCAAGCAATGGGTGCAGAAATACAGCTTTCAAAGGCCCAAGATAAATTGTCTGTGTCAAAGCCATGTGAGACTAAAAGTGCAACTCATATACAGGAGAAATTGGGAGCAGTTTCTTCTGAAACGGTCAGAGCTAAAGATGTGACACCAGAAACAAAGCAATCAACAAAAAAAGTTGCTGAAAATGGTTTGTTGGATAATCGGACAAAACATGTTCCTGAGCCAAGGCTAGATGAG AGTTTTAACTTGCATTTGGATACAAGTCCAGAAAGCACTCCAGTGAAAAGTACTacagcagcaccaccaccacctaagCAAGCCAAAAAGGAGATAGAGAGTGAATCTCAAG GTTCGGCTCCCAAGCAGTTGGTGCGCACTTTATTCACAAATCAGACATCTGAGACTAGTGAGAAGAG GGTCCCTTTGCCAAACCATTCATTAGCACCAAGGTGCAGTAGCTTCCTGTCATCAGAGCAGCATATTCAAAAACTAAGAGAAGCAGGAAAAGATGACAAACAGCTGATCATA